CTATCCCGTGGAGATACCGGGTGAACAGTGTATAGCACGGCAGTTGCGACTCTCGCACTTTGCGTGACCGTTCGTTGTGGCGTGCAGGAGAAGAGCGCAACGAAAGGTTAATATGTAAAGGAGCTGTATCTTCTTTCTGTAGAGGGACATACAGGTGGTAACCAAAACGAAGACGCTTGTGACCTGTATAGACCGAGATGACGATATCGGTTGGAAAGCGGGCTTGGTAACACCGATTATTGGTAAGGATGCGCTGTTATCCGCGGCAACGAAGCTCGCACTCGCCGATCCCGAGGAGTCGGACATCAATGCGATCTTCGAGGCGGTTCGGATCTATGAGCAGATAAGGACTGGCGACACGGGGGTCGAGCCGGAGGTAGTGCTTATCGCCGGAGATCGGAGTGTCGGTGCGGTTTCGGATAGAAAGATAGGCCAGAAGCTTGATGACGTCCTCGCTCAATTCCACGCTGACTCTGCCATCCTGGTCAGCGACGGTGCAGAGGACGAATGGATTATCCCGATCATCCAGTCGCGGGTGAAGATCGATTCGGTACGGCGTGTGGTGGTGAAGCAGATAGAGCCGCTGGAGAACACGTTTTACGCGTTCAAGCGGTTAATGGAGGATCCCAAGATTTCACGGACGTTCTTACCCCCGGTCGGCCTGATCCTTTTTCTCTTAGCTGTTTCTCTGCTCCTGAAGCTCTCGGGCGAGACACTTGGGCTTATCCTGGGTATCGTTGGCGTTTACCTCATGCTCAAGGGCACGGGACGCGAGAATCTCATCATCGAGTTCGCCGAGAGCGTGAAGCAGTCCTTCTATACCGGGAAGATCTCGTTCGTGACGTACATCGTCGCCGTCGTGCTCTTTCTGGTGGGCACCTCACAGGGTATCATGGCCTACACGGATGCGCAGGCTGCGATCGGGGAATGGTTCTTGCTTGGCCTGGTGTACTTCATCAACGCCAGCATCTGGTGGTATGTTGGAGCCGCGCTCGCCCCCCTTATAGGGCGGATGATGAGTATGGTGCTCGAGGAGGAACGAATCGTGCGACCCTGGGCCATTCTCTTCTCGATCGTTGCCTCCGGGTTGATCCTCTGGGGCGGGAGCGAGGCTATCATCTGGTTAAGCAAGGATGTGCAGCCGATGGGTTACTTTACCCTCTTCTTCTCCATCCTTGGCGCTATTATCCTGTCCTTTATCGGGGTGAAACTCTCGCTGTACATGCGCGGCACGCAGCCGAAAGCGCATCCAGAAGAAGCGGCAGGCGTCAACTCGTCTGAGGAAAGCGCGGCGCGCGAGTGAGTGGGTGGGTGGGTGCGTGAGTGCACCGCCTTACGTACCCTGAGCGCGTCCTGCGGGTTCGGGCCCGTAATAACA
This genomic interval from Methanomicrobia archaeon contains the following:
- a CDS encoding DUF373 family protein; its protein translation is MQVVTKTKTLVTCIDRDDDIGWKAGLVTPIIGKDALLSAATKLALADPEESDINAIFEAVRIYEQIRTGDTGVEPEVVLIAGDRSVGAVSDRKIGQKLDDVLAQFHADSAILVSDGAEDEWIIPIIQSRVKIDSVRRVVVKQIEPLENTFYAFKRLMEDPKISRTFLPPVGLILFLLAVSLLLKLSGETLGLILGIVGVYLMLKGTGRENLIIEFAESVKQSFYTGKISFVTYIVAVVLFLVGTSQGIMAYTDAQAAIGEWFLLGLVYFINASIWWYVGAALAPLIGRMMSMVLEEERIVRPWAILFSIVASGLILWGGSEAIIWLSKDVQPMGYFTLFFSILGAIILSFIGVKLSLYMRGTQPKAHPEEAAGVNSSEESAARE